The following proteins come from a genomic window of Pyxidicoccus sp. MSG2:
- a CDS encoding nuclear transport factor 2 family protein yields the protein MLKRFLALSVLSLLAACAPKRIPGTEIQDTNDTRAILKVMEQYRSALEARDAAAIQALLTKDFREDAGTPSEPDDDLTAANVGPYLENLFKALQSPKVELDVRRVEVGENVAAAIYYWKASWRMPGLSSKPQRESELEQMVLRREDGTWKILSGI from the coding sequence ATGCTCAAACGCTTCCTCGCCCTCAGCGTCCTGTCCCTCCTGGCCGCCTGCGCCCCGAAGCGCATCCCCGGCACTGAAATCCAGGACACCAACGACACGCGCGCCATCCTCAAGGTCATGGAGCAGTACCGCTCCGCCCTGGAGGCCCGGGATGCCGCGGCCATCCAGGCGCTGCTCACCAAGGACTTCCGCGAGGACGCGGGCACCCCGTCCGAGCCCGACGACGACCTCACCGCCGCCAACGTCGGCCCCTACCTGGAGAACCTCTTCAAGGCCCTCCAGTCGCCCAAGGTGGAGCTGGACGTGCGCCGGGTGGAGGTGGGTGAGAATGTCGCCGCCGCCATCTACTACTGGAAGGCGAGCTGGCGCATGCCGGGCCTCAGCTCGAAGCCCCAGCGCGAGTCCGAACTGGAGCAGATGGTGCTCCGCCGCGAGGACGGCACCTGGAAGATCCTCTCCGGCATCTGA
- a CDS encoding TIGR02266 family protein has protein sequence MSEQKTGPEARQHGRAPIELKVDYKKLNSFFADYTKNISKGGTFIKTKKPLPIGTRFLFKLTVPHRDAPFELLGEVVWSKADAEEPGMGIRFIYSSEGQRVEFETVVERLMSDSLGSELTEKLLNKPLHPHP, from the coding sequence ATGTCCGAACAGAAGACAGGTCCCGAGGCCCGCCAGCACGGGCGCGCGCCCATCGAGCTGAAGGTCGACTACAAGAAGCTCAACTCGTTCTTCGCGGACTACACGAAGAACATCAGCAAGGGCGGCACCTTCATCAAGACGAAGAAGCCGCTGCCCATCGGCACGCGCTTCCTCTTCAAGCTGACGGTGCCCCACCGCGACGCGCCCTTCGAATTGCTGGGCGAGGTGGTCTGGTCCAAGGCGGACGCGGAGGAGCCCGGCATGGGCATCCGGTTCATCTACAGCAGCGAGGGCCAGCGGGTGGAGTTCGAGACCGTGGTGGAGCGGCTGATGTCCGACAGCCTCGGCTCGGAGCTGACGGAGAAGCTCCTCAACAAGCCGCTGCACCCGCACCCATGA
- a CDS encoding EAL domain-containing protein, whose protein sequence is MSPSSASTQAPAWLWNGDEPNLTSVFQPIVDLLHGKVIGHEVLSRGPGQWREPQVLFTQARAEGFTWELERACWTSALQCISTLRDEQRRAPFFFNVSPDVLSDPRFGDGSTVALLARYGLTPRHLVLEITEKAAFEDNALIQRLTRQCAAEGFGIALDDFGAGHSGLVTLVHSAPQFIKLDQALVRDIHRYSYQQHLVKSLVAFAASVDAVLIAEGVETWDELAVLLRLGIRHVQGYLIARPAPEPVLPTGEFEAQRHLAMRALDFREREDDETVGSMIIRRLCVDETLPLDELHELFREAPQLDHVVLLEGDQPKALVTRQRLSSRDERPLVVEDRMAITTLARVAMKRGAETLYDPVVVVDAQGRFLGTVTMRQLIHRSTELLERRTSR, encoded by the coding sequence AAGGTCATCGGGCACGAGGTCCTGTCGCGGGGACCCGGACAGTGGAGGGAGCCGCAGGTGCTCTTCACCCAGGCACGGGCGGAGGGCTTCACGTGGGAGCTGGAGCGCGCGTGCTGGACGTCCGCGCTGCAGTGCATCTCCACGCTGCGCGACGAGCAGCGCCGCGCGCCCTTCTTCTTCAACGTGAGCCCGGACGTGCTGAGCGACCCGCGCTTCGGGGACGGCTCCACCGTGGCGCTGTTGGCCCGGTACGGCCTCACGCCCCGCCACCTCGTGCTCGAAATCACCGAGAAGGCGGCGTTCGAGGACAACGCGCTCATCCAGCGGCTGACGCGCCAGTGCGCGGCGGAGGGCTTCGGCATCGCCCTGGATGACTTCGGCGCGGGGCACTCGGGGTTGGTGACGCTGGTGCACAGCGCGCCGCAGTTCATCAAGCTGGACCAGGCACTGGTGCGCGACATCCACCGGTACAGCTACCAGCAGCACCTGGTGAAGTCGCTGGTGGCCTTCGCCGCGAGCGTGGACGCCGTGCTCATCGCCGAGGGCGTGGAGACCTGGGACGAGCTGGCCGTGCTGCTGCGGCTGGGCATCCGCCACGTGCAGGGCTACCTCATCGCCCGCCCGGCCCCGGAGCCCGTGCTCCCCACCGGAGAGTTCGAGGCGCAGCGCCATCTGGCCATGCGCGCGCTCGACTTCCGCGAGCGCGAGGACGACGAGACGGTGGGCAGCATGATCATCCGCCGCCTGTGCGTGGACGAGACGCTACCCCTCGACGAGCTGCACGAGCTCTTCCGCGAGGCGCCCCAACTGGACCACGTCGTCCTGCTGGAGGGTGACCAGCCGAAGGCGCTGGTGACGCGGCAGCGCCTGTCGTCCCGCGACGAGCGCCCGTTGGTGGTGGAAGACCGGATGGCGATTACGACGTTGGCCCGCGTGGCGATGAAGCGCGGGGCGGAGACGCTCTATGACCCGGTGGTGGTGGTGGATGCACAGGGCCGCTTCCTGGGCACCGTGACGATGCGTCAGCTCATCCACCGCTCCACGGAGTTGCTGGAGCGCCGCACGTCACGGTGA
- a CDS encoding PhoX family protein: MSSRLMGLATSAMLLGSTVVVVGCEGEQGLAGAQGPAGQNGQGGAPGRDGTNGTPGQDGDDGAPGQNGQDGDDGAPGQDGEDGQPGSQGPAGPGSYGQPGPGAITRAPGVEAGTPLSSVIAITFRGDLGTGAGNLPEYVKARVNQVVAGQMPTPMVFPLPPASTDTVRTVPGLFSSTVIKWMDPIGYSKTSPRFGANVDYIAFFGDKWSANGNAPQYNGSGSAAWLWINHEYISGTKPGTGKAPLGQHLDFAKFLRNTGSLSNTVTDGTTWQANELVTYNKEWKKQLGGSWIRVVQDPATGEWAVDRSAANLRYDASSATLAKVVGVTLSGTERDDSGALLPDGVVPGTHSNCSGGQTPWGTIFTGEENVQGVYGDPELAVWVDGKNEWTANAQGFAPGAPVAPDFAAPTSGDLVSSDANSTHRKDGYAYLTEIDPGQPGDLWYDKDAAKPGAGHRKLGIMGRAHWENAAFVVDSNWKLLNNQPIVIYGGDDRRGGRIFKFVSSGNYTEGMTKKQIRDLLNDGKLYAAHFAGLDNSTGDTLVGGAIPTEQAPGQGRWVELSVDSQDLAPNGEAYGQPTLTVGAALRDANYNAVGGFTTDDQVRKVLFTVANKLGVMELNRPEDLEWNPKDPSGQPLLYVAFTEHGQPTYLDQQGRVATAQFNGTNWVVKARGATDNRSGDRVGSIFGIRESSTSAPGGSKTFTYFRVWKGETASLSAAPEYSAAKPDNILIDRDGGVWFGTDGNFGVNKVADSVYYLNQNPAHVGSEYFRRAFRVLSLPSDAEATGPAFSSDMKTLFVSVQHPGEDNFSVWP; encoded by the coding sequence ATGTCTTCTCGTCTCATGGGGCTCGCCACCAGCGCGATGCTCCTCGGCAGCACCGTGGTTGTTGTCGGCTGTGAGGGTGAGCAGGGGCTCGCCGGAGCGCAGGGCCCGGCCGGACAGAATGGGCAGGGCGGCGCGCCCGGCCGTGACGGCACCAACGGTACCCCCGGTCAGGACGGCGACGACGGTGCCCCGGGACAGAATGGCCAGGACGGCGACGATGGCGCCCCGGGCCAGGATGGTGAGGACGGGCAGCCCGGCTCGCAGGGGCCCGCGGGCCCGGGCTCGTATGGCCAGCCCGGTCCCGGCGCCATCACCCGCGCGCCGGGTGTCGAGGCGGGCACGCCGCTGTCCTCGGTGATTGCGATTACCTTCCGCGGCGACCTGGGCACCGGTGCCGGCAACCTGCCCGAGTACGTGAAGGCGCGTGTGAATCAGGTGGTGGCCGGCCAGATGCCGACGCCCATGGTCTTCCCGCTGCCGCCCGCGTCCACGGACACCGTGCGCACGGTGCCGGGCCTGTTCTCCTCCACGGTCATCAAGTGGATGGACCCCATCGGCTACAGCAAGACGAGCCCGCGCTTCGGCGCCAACGTGGACTACATCGCCTTCTTCGGTGACAAGTGGTCCGCCAACGGCAACGCGCCCCAGTACAACGGCAGCGGCTCGGCGGCGTGGCTGTGGATCAACCACGAGTACATCTCCGGCACGAAGCCGGGTACGGGCAAGGCGCCCCTCGGCCAGCACCTGGACTTCGCGAAGTTCCTCCGCAACACGGGCTCGCTGTCCAACACCGTGACGGACGGCACCACGTGGCAGGCCAACGAGCTCGTCACGTACAACAAGGAGTGGAAGAAGCAGTTGGGCGGCTCGTGGATTCGCGTGGTGCAGGACCCGGCCACCGGCGAGTGGGCCGTGGACCGCAGCGCGGCCAACCTGCGCTACGACGCCTCCAGCGCCACGCTGGCGAAGGTGGTGGGCGTGACGCTGTCCGGCACCGAGCGCGATGACAGCGGCGCCTTGCTCCCCGATGGCGTGGTGCCCGGCACCCACTCCAACTGCTCCGGCGGACAGACGCCGTGGGGCACCATCTTCACGGGCGAGGAGAACGTCCAGGGCGTCTACGGCGACCCGGAGCTCGCCGTGTGGGTCGACGGCAAGAACGAGTGGACCGCCAACGCCCAGGGCTTCGCGCCCGGCGCTCCGGTGGCACCGGACTTCGCCGCCCCCACGTCCGGTGACCTCGTCAGCTCCGACGCCAACTCCACCCACCGCAAGGATGGCTACGCCTACCTGACGGAGATCGACCCGGGCCAGCCGGGCGACCTCTGGTACGACAAGGACGCGGCGAAGCCGGGCGCGGGCCACCGCAAGCTGGGCATCATGGGCCGTGCGCACTGGGAGAACGCCGCCTTCGTGGTGGACTCCAACTGGAAGCTGCTCAACAACCAGCCCATCGTCATCTACGGCGGCGACGACCGCCGGGGCGGACGCATCTTCAAGTTCGTCTCCAGCGGCAACTACACCGAGGGCATGACGAAGAAGCAGATTCGCGACCTGCTCAACGACGGCAAGCTGTACGCCGCGCACTTCGCGGGTCTGGACAACAGCACGGGTGACACGCTGGTGGGCGGTGCGATTCCCACCGAGCAGGCGCCCGGCCAGGGCCGCTGGGTGGAGTTGAGCGTGGACAGCCAGGACCTGGCGCCCAACGGCGAGGCCTATGGCCAGCCCACGCTGACGGTGGGCGCCGCCCTGCGCGACGCCAACTACAACGCCGTGGGTGGCTTCACCACCGACGACCAGGTGCGCAAGGTTCTCTTCACCGTCGCCAACAAGCTGGGCGTGATGGAGCTCAACCGTCCGGAAGACCTGGAGTGGAACCCGAAGGACCCGAGCGGCCAGCCGCTGCTGTACGTGGCCTTCACCGAGCACGGGCAGCCCACGTACCTGGACCAGCAGGGGCGCGTCGCCACGGCCCAGTTCAATGGCACCAACTGGGTGGTGAAGGCCCGTGGCGCCACGGACAACCGCAGCGGGGACCGCGTGGGCTCCATCTTCGGCATCCGCGAGTCCAGCACCTCGGCGCCGGGGGGCTCGAAGACGTTCACGTACTTCCGCGTGTGGAAGGGCGAGACGGCCTCGCTCAGCGCGGCGCCGGAGTACTCGGCGGCCAAGCCGGACAACATCCTCATCGACCGCGACGGCGGCGTGTGGTTCGGCACCGACGGCAACTTCGGCGTCAACAAGGTGGCCGACAGCGTCTACTACCTGAACCAGAACCCGGCCCATGTCGGCAGCGAGTACTTCCGCCGCGCGTTCCGCGTGCTCTCCCTGCCGAGCGACGCCGAGGCCACCGGCCCCGCCTTCAGCTCGGACATGAAGACCCTCTTCGTCAGCGTCCAGCACCCGGGCGAGGACAACTTCAGCGTCTGGCCGTAG
- a CDS encoding cellulose synthase, which yields MGTEGRRDWKPRESFASALMQVGAVALLLVGAVAYFVHRGGIRKETEEHMRAARAAAQRGNPADLAQAMKELEALFQLNDKARDAQALAADIQTVLWLEHHQPGADAKAREYLSRAEEQDSRSGERFGARALHLLAEGKAPEAEKYLEDLKTQGASSPKLTLALGMALQARGDLPGARQAFARAAEAAYRDPRFTTAQGEALLDEGQYGPAMEAFAKATTVNPDHLLARVSLALAQAYQGRKLEEAQKTLADLQAHDAGLTPMVKSRAGALKAELALARGAADEAVLAADEALKITPDDHYALFARARALAVKKAPEARAAFEAAVAKRRNAPLLYLDGARALQGAGDGTGALALLDAYEATFKPVQVNTADGKRVSLLEQDGRYWLARGGVLEAASRQDEALTAYDKAITARGVGLARAQYAKGALLLARKDYAGAKVLLTTVAPDTGAGTLAEAYVAMGDLLFAQSEYAAGCQHYYFGLVRARAQGTPREELSARIDGIKKNLESAGQGAMAKAWVTETGALLQ from the coding sequence ATGGGTACGGAAGGGCGCAGGGACTGGAAGCCTCGCGAGAGCTTCGCGAGCGCGCTGATGCAGGTGGGGGCCGTTGCCCTGCTGCTGGTGGGCGCGGTGGCGTATTTCGTCCACCGGGGCGGCATCCGGAAGGAGACCGAGGAGCACATGCGCGCGGCCCGCGCGGCCGCCCAGCGCGGCAACCCGGCCGACCTCGCCCAGGCCATGAAGGAGCTGGAGGCCCTCTTCCAGCTCAACGACAAGGCCCGTGACGCCCAGGCCCTGGCCGCCGACATCCAGACGGTGCTGTGGCTGGAGCACCACCAGCCCGGCGCGGACGCGAAGGCCCGCGAGTACCTCTCGCGCGCGGAGGAGCAGGACTCCCGCTCCGGCGAGCGCTTCGGCGCCCGCGCCCTGCACCTCCTCGCCGAGGGCAAGGCCCCGGAAGCGGAGAAGTACCTCGAGGACCTCAAGACGCAGGGCGCGAGCAGCCCGAAGCTGACGCTGGCACTGGGCATGGCCCTCCAGGCGCGCGGCGACCTGCCCGGCGCGAGGCAGGCCTTCGCCCGCGCCGCCGAAGCCGCGTATCGAGACCCGCGCTTCACCACCGCCCAGGGCGAGGCCCTGCTGGACGAGGGCCAGTACGGCCCGGCGATGGAGGCCTTCGCCAAGGCCACCACCGTCAACCCGGACCACCTGCTGGCGCGCGTGTCCCTGGCGCTGGCCCAGGCGTACCAGGGCCGCAAGCTGGAGGAGGCGCAGAAGACGCTGGCCGACCTCCAGGCCCACGACGCCGGGTTGACGCCGATGGTGAAGTCCCGCGCCGGAGCGCTGAAGGCGGAGCTGGCCCTGGCACGCGGCGCGGCGGACGAGGCCGTGTTGGCCGCGGACGAGGCGCTGAAAATCACCCCGGATGACCACTACGCCCTCTTCGCCCGAGCCCGCGCGCTGGCCGTGAAGAAGGCCCCGGAAGCCCGCGCCGCCTTCGAGGCCGCCGTGGCGAAGCGCCGCAACGCCCCCCTGCTCTACCTGGACGGCGCGCGCGCCCTGCAAGGGGCCGGCGACGGCACCGGCGCGCTGGCGCTGCTGGACGCCTACGAGGCCACCTTCAAGCCCGTGCAGGTGAACACGGCGGACGGGAAGCGCGTCAGCCTGCTGGAGCAGGACGGCCGCTACTGGCTCGCCCGCGGCGGCGTGCTGGAGGCGGCGAGCCGCCAGGACGAGGCGCTGACGGCGTACGACAAGGCCATCACCGCGCGCGGCGTGGGCCTGGCCCGAGCGCAGTACGCCAAGGGCGCGCTGCTGCTGGCGCGCAAGGACTACGCGGGCGCGAAGGTGCTGCTGACCACGGTGGCACCCGACACCGGCGCGGGCACGCTGGCGGAGGCCTACGTCGCCATGGGCGACCTGCTCTTCGCCCAGAGCGAGTACGCCGCCGGCTGCCAGCACTACTACTTCGGCCTCGTGCGAGCCCGCGCGCAGGGCACCCCGCGCGAGGAGCTCTCCGCGCGCATCGACGGCATCAAGAAGAACCTGGAGTCCGCGGGCCAGGGCGCCATGGCCAAGGCCTGGGTCACCGAGACGGGCGCCCTGCTCCAGTAG
- a CDS encoding homoserine kinase produces MAVHTALSPEAFTRVAEAYGLGAVREVTPIPQGSINTNHRLETDAGRFFMRHTTVRSADDLRFESALLAHLTEYHFPGPVLLTPRTGAPFLELEGGRVSVFRWLPGEELRHPHLTADHMESLGTELGKMHRDTQSFSGSRENPYGPETVRQWLVGLARHPDAELASVAQELERYLDKAEAVRQGLEPRGVIHADLFMDNVKWLADRVGAFFDFEMACREAYGLDVVITLNAWCFDGGQYLPELCRAFVRGYQDVRPLSAVERGNLFGHALFGAVRFTSSRIRDYHLSPLPADKLTKKDYRTYLNRARALAAMGPQGLFELLGL; encoded by the coding sequence ATGGCGGTACACACGGCCCTGTCACCGGAAGCCTTCACCCGGGTGGCGGAGGCGTATGGGTTGGGCGCAGTGCGAGAGGTGACGCCCATTCCCCAGGGCTCCATCAACACCAACCACCGGCTGGAGACGGACGCGGGGCGCTTCTTCATGCGCCACACCACCGTGCGCTCCGCGGATGATTTGCGCTTCGAGTCCGCGCTGCTCGCGCACCTGACCGAGTACCACTTTCCCGGGCCGGTGCTGCTCACCCCGCGCACCGGCGCGCCCTTCCTGGAGCTGGAGGGCGGGCGCGTCAGCGTCTTCCGCTGGCTGCCGGGCGAGGAGTTGCGCCACCCGCACCTCACCGCCGACCACATGGAGTCGCTGGGCACGGAGCTGGGGAAGATGCACCGGGACACGCAGTCCTTCTCCGGCTCGCGTGAGAATCCCTACGGCCCGGAGACGGTGCGCCAGTGGCTGGTGGGCCTGGCGCGCCACCCAGACGCGGAGCTGGCGTCCGTGGCCCAGGAGCTGGAGCGCTACCTGGACAAGGCGGAGGCGGTGCGCCAGGGGCTGGAGCCTCGCGGCGTCATCCACGCGGACCTCTTCATGGACAACGTGAAGTGGCTGGCAGACCGCGTGGGCGCCTTCTTCGACTTCGAGATGGCGTGCCGGGAGGCGTACGGCCTGGACGTGGTGATTACGCTCAACGCCTGGTGCTTCGACGGCGGCCAGTATCTGCCCGAGCTGTGCCGCGCCTTCGTGCGCGGCTACCAGGACGTGCGGCCCCTGTCCGCCGTGGAGCGCGGCAACCTCTTCGGCCACGCGCTCTTCGGGGCGGTGCGCTTCACGTCCAGCCGCATCCGCGACTACCACCTGTCGCCGCTGCCGGCCGACAAGCTCACCAAGAAGGACTACCGCACGTATCTCAACCGGGCCCGGGCGCTGGCCGCCATGGGGCCCCAGGGGCTGTTCGAGCTGCTGGGGCTGTGA
- a CDS encoding DUF192 domain-containing protein: MRAFLRGAVLAAALLVAGCQQEAQGSTPRAEKAAPAKPPSTDITAEDYAMQPLPRGFVRLKDAFGGVHRVEVEIAATPDARTRGLMWRKELADGKGMLFLFPSEDVQGFWMRNTLIPLDMLFISSDLRIAGIVSRAEPRTLNSRSVGLPSQYVLEVPGGWTEKVGVRKGTAVEFEGVSGVRIVP; this comes from the coding sequence ATGAGGGCCTTCCTCCGAGGCGCGGTGCTGGCCGCGGCGCTGCTCGTGGCCGGCTGCCAGCAGGAGGCCCAGGGCAGCACGCCCCGGGCCGAGAAGGCGGCGCCCGCGAAGCCGCCGTCCACGGACATCACCGCGGAGGACTACGCCATGCAGCCGCTGCCCCGGGGCTTCGTGCGGCTCAAGGACGCCTTCGGCGGCGTGCACCGTGTGGAGGTGGAGATTGCCGCCACGCCCGACGCGCGCACCCGGGGCCTGATGTGGCGCAAGGAGTTGGCGGACGGGAAGGGCATGCTCTTCCTGTTCCCCTCCGAGGACGTCCAGGGCTTCTGGATGCGCAACACGCTCATTCCGCTGGACATGCTCTTCATCTCCTCGGACCTGCGCATCGCGGGCATCGTCTCGCGCGCGGAGCCGAGGACGCTCAACTCCCGCTCGGTGGGGCTGCCCAGCCAGTACGTGCTGGAGGTGCCCGGTGGCTGGACGGAGAAGGTGGGCGTGAGGAAGGGCACCGCCGTGGAGTTCGAGGGCGTGTCCGGAGTGCGCATCGTCCCCTGA
- a CDS encoding tetratricopeptide repeat protein translates to MRQVLTRALGLLRRPAVLATVLVLAGGGSALVLVPLFGVPGFELGLALSIAVGLLGGGTGIAAAAQERRLLLGVDPRPSGATREEDPGTAVGRALGAALVLNVGVLVPPFLAATLFAVLRTACDPFALVGFYPLLTLPSAVLASAAGVFCGFKAKRPGRAVGLYALLVLVSAVPTVWPIVLGPQVFAFNHLLGHVPGPLYDEALAVTPALAWFRLETLLWAWVLVGLTAGLLDTGSGRLGRSGLRPGPLALLALPLTAIVLMETRGPELGLRMNDAYLAETLGGFRETEHFRLHYPRGKPREDVDRMVRDMEFRWMQTQRFLGVAPAERIDVWLYKDEKQKQQLVGAGRTQFAKPWLHSLHIQDKAFPHSTLHHELAHVMAAPAGGGPFRVTTRLGVWPLMGLIEGLAVAADGPVQGDLTLHQWAAGMRRQKLAPDMRKLMGPEGFYQSAPSRAYTVAGSFLLYLAETYGAPKLRTVYAHGDFSEAYGRPLEELVSEWEHHVDALPLDDAAVARAFARFRTGSLFTRACAREVAKLSESARDALVSDPEDALERYRRAADLQPDEPAFRIGQASALSALERYDDAASVLATLADSERVKGQSVLEAEVAMARADVELRREQPGPARQFLDVVLAKDAGPDLTRTAQVKLAALDSPGRKGPIEAYFRATQEELRLLLLYRALTTLPGDPYLSYLLGRRLSQVGAPVLAGEQLQRALSDEGLPEALRREALRLRVESAYLAGDCGAVRHEVGALPDFGAAFRATADEWRERCDFEETTFRGPLVPRQAFR, encoded by the coding sequence ATGCGGCAAGTCCTCACCCGTGCCCTGGGCCTCTTGCGCCGCCCGGCTGTACTGGCCACCGTCCTCGTCCTGGCGGGAGGTGGCTCGGCGCTCGTCCTCGTCCCCCTTTTCGGCGTCCCCGGCTTCGAACTGGGGCTCGCCCTGTCCATCGCCGTGGGCCTGCTCGGCGGGGGGACGGGCATCGCCGCCGCCGCCCAGGAGCGCCGCCTGCTCCTGGGGGTGGACCCCCGCCCCTCCGGCGCCACCCGGGAGGAGGACCCCGGCACCGCCGTGGGCCGTGCCCTGGGGGCCGCCCTCGTCCTCAACGTGGGCGTGCTGGTGCCCCCCTTCCTCGCGGCCACCCTCTTCGCCGTCCTGCGCACCGCGTGCGACCCCTTCGCCCTGGTGGGCTTCTATCCCCTGCTCACCCTCCCCTCGGCCGTGCTGGCATCCGCCGCGGGCGTCTTCTGCGGCTTCAAGGCGAAGCGGCCGGGCCGGGCGGTGGGCCTGTATGCGCTGCTGGTGCTGGTGTCGGCCGTGCCTACGGTATGGCCCATCGTCCTCGGGCCCCAGGTGTTCGCCTTCAACCACCTCCTGGGCCACGTGCCCGGCCCCCTCTACGACGAGGCCCTGGCGGTGACGCCCGCCCTGGCCTGGTTCCGGCTGGAGACGCTCCTGTGGGCGTGGGTGCTGGTGGGACTGACGGCCGGGCTGCTCGACACCGGCTCCGGCCGCCTGGGCCGCTCCGGCCTGCGCCCCGGCCCGCTGGCCCTGCTGGCCCTGCCGCTCACGGCCATCGTCCTCATGGAGACGCGCGGCCCGGAGCTCGGCCTGCGGATGAACGACGCGTACCTCGCGGAGACGCTGGGCGGCTTCCGGGAGACGGAGCACTTCCGCCTGCACTACCCCCGGGGCAAGCCGCGCGAGGACGTGGACCGGATGGTGCGGGACATGGAGTTCCGGTGGATGCAGACCCAGCGCTTCCTCGGCGTGGCCCCCGCCGAGCGCATCGACGTGTGGCTCTACAAGGACGAGAAGCAGAAGCAGCAACTGGTGGGCGCCGGCCGCACCCAGTTCGCCAAGCCGTGGCTGCACTCGCTGCACATCCAGGACAAGGCCTTCCCCCACTCCACGCTGCACCACGAACTGGCGCACGTCATGGCGGCCCCCGCGGGCGGCGGCCCCTTCCGCGTCACCACCCGGCTGGGCGTCTGGCCGCTGATGGGGCTGATTGAGGGCCTGGCCGTCGCCGCGGACGGCCCCGTGCAGGGCGACCTCACGCTGCACCAGTGGGCCGCGGGCATGCGCCGGCAGAAGCTGGCCCCGGACATGCGCAAGCTGATGGGGCCGGAGGGCTTCTACCAGTCCGCGCCCTCGCGCGCGTACACCGTGGCCGGCTCGTTCCTGCTGTACCTCGCGGAGACGTATGGCGCGCCGAAGCTGCGCACCGTGTACGCGCACGGGGACTTCAGCGAGGCCTACGGCCGGCCGCTGGAGGAGCTCGTCTCGGAGTGGGAGCACCACGTGGACGCGCTGCCCCTGGACGACGCCGCCGTGGCGCGCGCCTTCGCCCGCTTCCGCACCGGCAGCCTCTTCACCCGCGCCTGTGCGCGCGAGGTGGCGAAGCTGTCCGAGTCCGCCCGCGACGCGCTCGTCAGCGACCCCGAGGATGCGCTGGAGCGCTACCGCCGCGCCGCGGACCTGCAGCCGGACGAGCCCGCCTTCCGCATCGGCCAGGCCTCCGCGCTGTCCGCCCTCGAACGGTACGACGACGCGGCCAGCGTGCTGGCCACGCTGGCGGACTCCGAGCGCGTGAAGGGCCAGTCCGTGCTGGAGGCCGAAGTCGCCATGGCGCGCGCGGACGTCGAGCTGCGTCGCGAGCAGCCCGGGCCCGCCCGCCAGTTCCTCGACGTCGTGCTGGCGAAGGACGCGGGGCCGGACCTGACGCGGACCGCGCAGGTGAAGCTCGCCGCGCTGGACTCGCCCGGGCGCAAGGGCCCCATCGAGGCCTACTTCCGCGCCACGCAGGAGGAACTCCGGCTGCTGCTCCTCTACCGCGCCCTCACCACGCTGCCGGGGGACCCGTACCTCAGCTACCTGCTGGGCCGGCGGCTGAGCCAGGTGGGCGCCCCGGTGCTCGCGGGCGAGCAGCTCCAGCGGGCGCTCTCCGACGAGGGGCTGCCGGAGGCCCTCCGTCGCGAGGCGCTGCGCCTGCGGGTGGAGTCCGCCTACCTGGCCGGTGACTGCGGCGCGGTGCGCCACGAGGTGGGGGCCCTGCCGGACTTCGGCGCCGCCTTCCGGGCCACCGCCGACGAGTGGCGCGAGCGGTGTGATTTCGAGGAGACGACCTTCCGGGGTCCCCTGGTGCCACGACAGGCTTTTCGCTAG
- a CDS encoding SMI1/KNR4 family protein translates to MASWRKALRRESAIEADARKRPELFQWNGPLPGEELEEWSGRHGRVPEDLRWFWSSTGGGDVFESETLLSPLGDSSMGDDVVGATEARRAQGLPGEWVVFHVGFGTSAFHCGDGRYAWFEDGVGAPSRLFDSLDDWYRGVLRAEYAERYGL, encoded by the coding sequence TTGGCTTCCTGGAGGAAAGCCTTGCGACGAGAGAGTGCCATCGAAGCAGATGCGCGAAAGCGACCCGAGCTCTTCCAATGGAACGGGCCCCTTCCCGGGGAGGAACTGGAGGAGTGGTCCGGGCGACATGGGCGTGTGCCCGAGGACTTGAGGTGGTTCTGGTCCTCGACGGGGGGAGGTGACGTGTTCGAATCAGAGACACTCCTCTCGCCTCTGGGCGATTCGAGCATGGGCGACGATGTCGTTGGTGCCACCGAGGCGCGTCGGGCGCAGGGGCTCCCCGGAGAATGGGTCGTCTTCCACGTCGGATTCGGAACGTCCGCTTTCCATTGCGGGGACGGACGCTACGCGTGGTTCGAGGACGGCGTGGGCGCGCCGTCGAGGCTCTTCGACTCGCTGGACGATTGGTATCGCGGCGTCCTGCGTGCCGAATACGCCGAGCGCTACGGCCTCTGA